The window CCGCGGCACGCAGTGCCGCCTCGGCCGCCTCAACCTGGTCGATCAGGCCGCCGGTCGGCTCGTCGGACGCATCGGGGAAGTCATTGCCGTACACCTGTCCAGTGTTACAGCTCAGCCATGAGTAAGCCAGGGGGTGTCACAAGAAAACGGAGCGAGCACGGTGAGTAGTTGGGTGCCTACATACCGCGATAAATCGTTCCATCTTGGACAAATGATCCCCATCACAGAGCGTGAGGGGCCCGGAATGCATTGCCACATAAGGGCTTATTTCGGTTCTCTTTACGAAAACTTGATGGCTTCCTCATCTGGCACATCGAGCCTCGCCACGTAAACTTTCACGGTCGGCCCTGCCACCTCCCCCGGCAGCTCACGACGCGTCACCGCCCCGGAGCGGTCGGCCAAACAGGACAACCAGCGCAAACAATCCTAGAGCGAAGATCGACATCCCAAGCGCAGCACGCCCCGGTCCCCCCGGGCCCCGACTTTCTTGGAGCTCTTCCACCCATGCGCCCTCGCGTGATCATGGTGCTCGCCCTCGTGGCCATCGTTGCCGGCGGCGTCCTGCTGGTGCCGGCCGCGTACGCCCGGTTCGACGACACCAGCACGACCGCGACCGAATCCGCGACCGGGTCCGTGGCTGCGGCCAAGCTGGCCGCACCGCCACCGCCGACCCTCGCCGCCGGGCCGGTCTCGGTGAAGGTCGACAAGGGCTTCTTCTCCTGGGCGCTGCTCGACCGGGACACCGGGAAGATCTCCGGTGCCCCGAACCTGACCGCGACCAACACGACCGAGTCGATGATCAAGGTCTGGCTGGTCTCGGACTACCTGCGCCGGCTCGGCGACAAGCCGGCGCCGGCGGCGAAGCTGAAGCAGGCCAGCAGCGCGATCATCAACAGCGATGACACCGCCGCCGAGGCGCTGTTCCAGGCCGGTGGCGGCAAGCCGGTGATCGACCGCCTGATCGACATGTGCGGGCTGACGGACACCCAGCCGGTGATCCCGCCCGGCTACAAGACCGTCTGGTGGAGCTACACCAAGATCTCCGCCGAGGACGCGGTCCGGATGGGCGAGTGCATCAAGAACGGCACCGCCGCCGGGCCGAAGTGGACCACCTGGGTCCTGGACGAGATGACCAAGGTCCAGGGCAGCACCGCCGCCAAGGACCAGCAGCTCACCAGGGGCGGCGGGCGTTGGGGGAT of the Micromonospora sp. NBC_01796 genome contains:
- a CDS encoding serine hydrolase; this translates as MRPRVIMVLALVAIVAGGVLLVPAAYARFDDTSTTATESATGSVAAAKLAAPPPPTLAAGPVSVKVDKGFFSWALLDRDTGKISGAPNLTATNTTESMIKVWLVSDYLRRLGDKPAPAAKLKQASSAIINSDDTAAEALFQAGGGKPVIDRLIDMCGLTDTQPVIPPGYKTVWWSYTKISAEDAVRMGECIKNGTAAGPKWTTWVLDEMTKVQGSTAAKDQQLTRGGGRWGIIDGLPQEITDQGPVAIKNGWTMIFADGLWHVNCLAVADKWVLAVLLRYPQKQGLDYGADVCSSVATQLVTAQPGAALKVPVPVGQTTRAGGAS